The Lycium barbarum isolate Lr01 chromosome 10, ASM1917538v2, whole genome shotgun sequence genome includes a region encoding these proteins:
- the LOC132615100 gene encoding 8-hydroxygeraniol oxidoreductase-like, translating to MDLSNPKVITCKAAVVWKEGERLKMEEIKVDPPKSNEVRIKMLFASLCHTDILCSKGFSIPLFPRVLGHEGVGMIESVGENVTNVKEGDIVMPLYLGECKECPNCKSGRTNLCHKYPMDLSGLMLDGTSRMSINGGQQLIYHSLSCSTWSEYTVINANYAVKVDPQKIPLPHASLLCCGFTTGYGAAWREVHVGKGSTVAVLGLGAVGLGVVDGARSQGAVKIIGVDINELRRGKGEAFGMTDFINPKDCKTSISDMIKDVTGGLGVDYVFECTGIPSMLNEAIEASKLGMGTIVLIGAGNGISREFNLIPLLCGRTMKGSIYGGIRVHSDLPTILHRCANKEIQLDELITHQISFTEINQSFELLKDPHCVKVLIKF from the exons ATGGATTTAAGCAACCCAAAGGTCATCACATGCAAAG CTGCAGTAGTATGGAAGGAAGGGGAGAGGTTAAAGATGGAAGAGATAAAAGTGGATCCACCAAAATCAAATGAAGTTCGGATTAAGATGCTCTTTGCAAGTTTGTGCCACACTGACATTCTCTGTTCCAAAGGCTTTTCCATT CCTTTATTTCCTCGAGTTCTTGGACATGAAGGAGTTGG CATGATAGAAAGTGTGGGAGAAAATGTGACAAACGTAAAAGAAGGAGATATAGTGATGCCACTTTACCTAGGAGAATGCAAAGAATGCCCAAACTGCAAGTCAGGAAGGACCAATCTATGTCACAAATATCCAATGGACTTGTCTGGTCTAATGCTTGATGGGACATCAAGAATGTCCATTAATGGAGGACAGCAATTGATATACCATAGTCTTAGTTGCTCTACTTGGTCAGAATATACAGTTATTAATGCCAACTACGCGGTCAAGGTTGATCCCCAGAAGATTCCGCTTCCACATGCCAGCTTGCTTTGTTGTGGATTTACAACAGGTTATGGAGCAGCATGGAGAGAAGTTCATGTTGGAAAGGGCTCAACTGTTGCTGTACTAGGTCTTGGTGCTGTTGGACTTGGA GTGGTAGATGGAGCTCGAAGTCAAGGGGCAGTCAAAATAATTGGTGTTGATATAAACGAATTGAGACGAGGAAAAGGAGAAGCCTTTGGAATGACGGACTTCATTAACCCTAAAGATTGCAAGACATCAATTTCAGACATGATAAAAGATGTTACTGGAGGCTTAGGTGTTGATTATGTTTTTGAATGTACTGGGATTCcatccatgcttaatgaagccaTTGAAGCCTCAAAATTG GGAATGGGGACAATTGTTCTAATTGGTGCAGGAAATGGGATAAGTAGGGAATTCAACTTGATTCCCTTATTATGTGGTCGAACAATGAAAGGTTCAATCTATGGTGGAATAAGAGTTCACTCAGATCTTCCTACTATACTTCATAGATGCGCAAATAAG GAGATTCAATTAGATGAGCTTATAACTCACCAAATTTCGTTTACTGAAATCAACCAATCatttgagttattaaaagacCCACATTGCGTCAAGGTTCTTATCAAGTTCTAA